From Candidatus Tectomicrobia bacterium, the proteins below share one genomic window:
- a CDS encoding TldD/PmbA family protein, whose protein sequence is MFKKAEGCFLAARPCADFWSLRLVRQRIETIWVHRGVLQPVSVREDTGAMVLLCQGRGMGYAATCDLSARGFRRALEEAEGWARLGAGAGLVDHDAIAYPHPQGEYESPCRVPWEKVPLEEKVGLLLELNEALRRGRRIVDWDASLSYTEEERLYLTSGGGRVRQRFRYLSPDMGATAAEGARSQRRSHGMACRSRQGGWEAAEPGRLRELAARYAAEAEELLGAPNCPSGRMDLLLDPDQMYLQIHESIGHPLEIDRILGDERNYAGTSFVTPDMFGSYRYGSELLNVTFDPGVEGEFAGYAFDDEGVPARREHLIRDGILVRGLGGMTSQARSGLPGVACTRATGWKRPAIDRMANLNIEPGGSALGEMIRSVERGVYMKTNCSWSIDDSRLKFQFGCEWARLIEEGMLTRVVRNPNYRGVTPEFWRGLRMLGGPETFEVLGTPECGKGEPNQTIRVGHASPACLFSNVEVFGGE, encoded by the coding sequence ATGTTCAAGAAGGCCGAGGGCTGCTTCCTCGCGGCCCGGCCGTGCGCGGACTTCTGGTCCCTGCGCCTGGTGCGCCAGCGCATCGAGACGATCTGGGTGCACCGGGGGGTGCTCCAGCCCGTGAGCGTGCGCGAGGACACGGGCGCGATGGTCCTCCTGTGCCAGGGGCGCGGCATGGGCTACGCCGCCACCTGCGACCTCTCGGCCAGGGGCTTCCGCCGGGCGCTGGAGGAGGCGGAGGGGTGGGCCCGGCTCGGCGCCGGGGCGGGCCTGGTGGATCACGATGCCATCGCCTACCCGCACCCGCAGGGTGAGTACGAGAGCCCCTGCCGCGTGCCCTGGGAGAAGGTGCCCCTCGAGGAGAAGGTGGGCCTCCTGCTCGAGCTGAACGAGGCCCTCCGCCGGGGGCGCCGCATCGTGGACTGGGACGCCAGCCTCTCCTACACCGAAGAGGAGCGCCTCTACCTCACCTCGGGCGGCGGGCGGGTGAGGCAGCGCTTCCGCTACCTCTCGCCCGACATGGGCGCCACCGCCGCCGAAGGGGCGAGGAGCCAGCGCCGCAGCCACGGGATGGCCTGCCGCTCGCGCCAGGGCGGCTGGGAGGCCGCGGAGCCCGGGCGCCTGCGCGAGCTGGCCGCGCGCTACGCGGCCGAGGCCGAGGAGCTGCTCGGCGCCCCCAACTGCCCCTCCGGCCGGATGGACCTCCTTCTCGACCCGGACCAGATGTACCTCCAGATCCACGAGTCCATCGGGCACCCGCTCGAAATCGACCGCATCCTCGGGGACGAGCGCAACTACGCGGGCACGAGCTTCGTCACGCCGGACATGTTCGGGAGCTACCGCTACGGCTCGGAGCTCCTGAACGTCACCTTCGACCCGGGCGTCGAGGGGGAATTCGCCGGCTACGCCTTCGACGACGAGGGCGTCCCCGCGCGGAGGGAGCACCTCATCCGGGACGGCATCCTCGTGCGCGGGCTGGGAGGGATGACCTCCCAGGCGCGCTCGGGCCTCCCGGGCGTGGCCTGCACCCGCGCCACCGGCTGGAAGCGCCCCGCCATCGACCGCATGGCCAACCTCAACATCGAGCCGGGCGGGTCGGCGCTCGGCGAGATGATCCGCTCGGTCGAGCGCGGGGTGTATATGAAGACCAACTGCTCGTGGTCCATCGACGACTCGCGACTCAAGTTCCAGTTCGGCTGCGAGTGGGCCCGCCTCATCGAGGAGGGGATGCTCACCCGGGTGGTGCGGAACCCCAACTACCGGGGGGTGACGCCCGAGTTCTGGCGCGGTCTCCGGATGCTCGGGGGGCCCGAGACCTTCGAGGTGCTCGGCACCCCCGAGTGCGGCAAGGGCGAGCCCAACCAGACCATCCGCGTCGGCCACGCCAGCCCCGCCTGCCTTTTCTCGAACGTCGAGGTGTTCGGTGGCGAATGA